ACTCGTGGATCTCGTCGAACCGCTCGGCCAGCTCGATGTCGTTTGCCGTGATGCCGCCCGCGTCGTGGGTCGTCAAGCGCACCTCGACCTCGCGCCAGCCGATCGTCATCTCCGGGTGGTGAAACGCCTCCTGTGCGAGACCACCGGCAGCCGCCGCGAAGCCGACGCCGTCGAGGTAGGCGTCGAACTCGTAGGTGCGGACGATCTCGTCGCCCTCGCGATCCCAGTCGTCGGGTAGCTGTGTCGCGATCTCGTCGTCGCTGAGCAGGTCAGCCATGTCAAGTCCGACGGGCGGAATCGGCAAAACAGTTGGCCCCTTAGTCGGATCGTGTTCAGATAAGCCGCTGCATCTTCCGACCTGTAGACACCGAAACCCCTCGCGTCGTTGCGGTCCCGCGGCTCGCTGTGCTCCAGCAGGTGCTTGCTTCGCCGGGGTTCCCGCAAAGGCCGGCCGGTTGCACCGGCCGGCTATAACGTGACGGCGGAGCCGTCACGCAGCACTCGCCCGTTCATCCGCCAGGACGTAGCTGGTGGCACTGTCCACGAGCCTGGTGGATGAAAGGGCGAGGCGCGGTAAGCGGATCTGCGCCGGCACTATTCGACCGGCGGGAGAATATCCGGCACAGATCCGCTTAGCGTGCCGAGGGCTTTCGGTGTCTTGTTCTGGCTACTCCTGGTCTCTCATCTGAACACCGCGCTCAGTCGTCGCTCAGCTGGTCCAGCATCGACGCGGGGATCTCCTCGCGCATCCCTTCCGGGATGTCCTCGACGGACATCCCCTCGGAGAAGGCCGGCGGGCCACCGGCGGTGGTGTCCGGCCCGAAGTCGGGGTCGAACAGCTGGAGCGCGGTGTTGATCGTCGACCAGTCGTCCTCCTGGGCGGCCTCGCGCAGGCTCTGGGTCGGTGCCGCGAGCAGCTGGGAGACGATCGCGTCGGCCATCGACTCGACGACGGCTTGCTGGTCGTCGTCGAGATCGAGCTTCGAGAAGGCGGTCTGGAGCTCGCTGGCCTTCACGTGGTCGGCGCTCTCGTACATCGCCGAGATGACCTGATCGGCTCGCTTTCGCTTGTACTGGTTGAGCAGTCGGTCGAACTCCTCGTCGACCATCGTCTCGACGGCGGTCGCGGCCGTGCGACGCTGGTCGCGCGTCTCCTCGGTCAGCGACTCCAGCGTGTCCATGTCACAGACGGTGACGTTCGAGAGCGTGTCGGCGTCCGTGGGCACGTCGCGCGGCTGGGCGATGTCGACGACGAACGTCTCGCCCGCGGTCGCCAGCGTCTCGGTGTCGAGCTGTGGCTCCGGGCTCCCCGTCGCGCTGACGACGACGCGGGCCTCCGAGAGCAGCGACTCGACGGCGTCGAGCGACACCGCCGTCGCCGCCACGTCGACCGTCTCGGCGACGTACTCGGCGTTGGGGACGGTGCGGTTGGCGACCACGAGCCGGTCGACCGTCGGCGCGAGGGACTTGGCCGCGCGCGTCCCCATCTCGCCGGCACCGACGACCAGTCCGGTCTCGCCGTCGAGCGTACACTCGTCGGTCGCGAGCCCGACGGCCGCAGAGGCGATCGAGACCGAGCCTTCGTTGATCGCCGTCTCGGTCCGGGCCCGCTCGCCGACGTGGATCGCCTTCGTGATACCGTCTTCGAGCACCGATCCGATGCCGCCGACGGCGCGGGCGTCCTGGTAGGCTCGCCGGACCTGGCCGAGAATCTGGTCCTCGCCGAGGACGATCGATTCGAGGCCGGCCGCGACGCGGAGGAGGTGGCGCAGGCTCTCCTCGTGGCCCATCCGGACCACCGCGTCGTCGTCGACCGACTCGGTGAACGACGAGAGGGCGTCGTCGGTTCCCGCTTCGGTGACGACGTACCCCTCGATGCGGTTGCACGTCTGGAGTGCGAACGCTTCTTCGACGGCCGGATCCGTCAGGAGCGACTCGACCGCGTGGCGTTGGCTCTCCGCCGCCGCGGTCTCTCGGTCCTCGACGGTGGCGTGCTCGTGGGCGACGCTAACGCCAGAGATGACGCCCGTGCCTGCTTTCACGATAGATCACCAGTGTGCTCGTCGATCACGTCAGTAACTACTTGCCTAGTCTTACTCCCCGGGCTATCTAAAGCCTTCCAAACGCGGCGAGATCTGACGGCGGCTCTGATCGCGTCGCGGCGCTCGGTCGGCGGGACGCCGCGCGCTTTCAGCTCGGTGCGAAGGTCGCCGGTCACCGCGGCCAGCTCGCCGACGCCAGCGAACTCCGTTTCGAAGCGCTCGCGCAGGTGTTTCGACAGCGCGGGGCTGGTCCCGCCGGTCGCGACGGCGACGGTGACCGGCCCGTCTCGGACCGTCGCGGGGACGACGACGCTGCCCACCTCACGGTCGCCGTCCACGTCCGTACGGTTGACGAGTGCGCCCTGATCGCGTGCGCCGTCGGCGATGGCCTCGTTGAGCGCTTCGTCGTCGGTCGCTGCCACGACGAGGGCCGGCCCGGTCCGCTCGATCCAGTCGGCGGCGGCCGCGGCGTCGGGGGCCGCTCTGACACGCTCGGCGTCGCCGAACTCGCTGTCGGCGAAGTCGGGACTGACGACGATCACGTCCGCCTCGCGGTCGAACCGCCGGGCCTTGCGCGCACCGACCGGGCCGCCGCCGAAGACCAGGACCGTCTCGTCGGTGAAGTCGTGCATGAGCGGGAGCATCGCTCAGTCCCCCGTCGGCTCGTCGGAGGGTTCGATCACGTTCGCCTCGGCGCGCTCGTCCATCCGGATACCGGTCTTCTTGAGGA
Above is a genomic segment from Halomicrobium sp. LC1Hm containing:
- a CDS encoding 4a-hydroxytetrahydrobiopterin dehydratase, whose amino-acid sequence is MADLLSDDEIATQLPDDWDREGDEIVRTYEFDAYLDGVGFAAAAGGLAQEAFHHPEMTIGWREVEVRLTTHDAGGITANDIELAERFDEIHE
- a CDS encoding bifunctional precorrin-2 dehydrogenase/sirohydrochlorin ferrochelatase encodes the protein MLPLMHDFTDETVLVFGGGPVGARKARRFDREADVIVVSPDFADSEFGDAERVRAAPDAAAAADWIERTGPALVVAATDDEALNEAIADGARDQGALVNRTDVDGDREVGSVVVPATVRDGPVTVAVATGGTSPALSKHLRERFETEFAGVGELAAVTGDLRTELKARGVPPTERRDAIRAAVRSRRVWKALDSPGSKTRQVVTDVIDEHTGDLS
- the hemA gene encoding glutamyl-tRNA reductase, which gives rise to MKAGTGVISGVSVAHEHATVEDRETAAAESQRHAVESLLTDPAVEEAFALQTCNRIEGYVVTEAGTDDALSSFTESVDDDAVVRMGHEESLRHLLRVAAGLESIVLGEDQILGQVRRAYQDARAVGGIGSVLEDGITKAIHVGERARTETAINEGSVSIASAAVGLATDECTLDGETGLVVGAGEMGTRAAKSLAPTVDRLVVANRTVPNAEYVAETVDVAATAVSLDAVESLLSEARVVVSATGSPEPQLDTETLATAGETFVVDIAQPRDVPTDADTLSNVTVCDMDTLESLTEETRDQRRTAATAVETMVDEEFDRLLNQYKRKRADQVISAMYESADHVKASELQTAFSKLDLDDDQQAVVESMADAIVSQLLAAPTQSLREAAQEDDWSTINTALQLFDPDFGPDTTAGGPPAFSEGMSVEDIPEGMREEIPASMLDQLSDD